A portion of the Brevundimonas pondensis genome contains these proteins:
- a CDS encoding 3-hydroxyacyl-CoA dehydrogenase NAD-binding domain-containing protein, translating to MENFKIDVDADGIALITFDVPGRSMNTLTSSVMAEIPQLVERIKTDDAIKGAVLTSGKASGFCAGADLGDIAGGMIGGASLQDAYDAGWKMNGALRALETCGKPVAAAINGLALGGGLELTLACHYRVVENDNRIQLGLPEIKVGLFPGGGGTQRLTRLIGVQPAMMAMTEGKSFRPNDAKGAGIVHEIAEKGQSVEAAKTWIKNGGKAVQPWDDKSFKLPGGGPYHPAGIQNFLVGNAMIRKQTYGNYPAATNLMKAVYEGVQVPMDAALRIETRYFIKTLMTPQAQAMIRSLFLSKQELDKGAVRPAGVPKSDAKKVAVLGAGMMGAGVAYVQVMAGIETVLIDQTQEAADKGKAHVEELLKKRLSRGQMTQEKFDATLALVTATTDYDLIKGSDLVIEAVFENREIKADVTKRAEAQLAEGAVFGSNTSTLPITGLAEASVRPEDFIGIHFFSPVDKMMLVEIILGEKTGPAAIAKAIDYVLKIKKTPIVVNDSRGFYTSRCFSTFLMEGMAMLEEGYAPALIDNVGRMTGMPRGPLEMHDDVALDLSYKIAKQTALDLGDAYIPAEGADIVAKMVEGGRYGRKNGKGFYDYDTKPKTLWTGLSELAPVKFDDSTPELVDELKTRLLYRQAVEVARCWAEGVIDDPREADLGAILGWGFAPWSGGPITLIDQTGLKAFVETADRLTATYGDRFKVPELLREMAAKGETFYGRFAPEKKAA from the coding sequence ATGGAAAACTTCAAGATCGACGTCGACGCCGACGGCATCGCCCTGATCACCTTCGACGTCCCGGGACGCTCGATGAACACCCTGACCTCGTCCGTCATGGCCGAGATCCCGCAGCTGGTGGAACGCATCAAGACCGACGACGCCATCAAGGGCGCGGTCCTGACGTCGGGCAAGGCTTCGGGCTTCTGCGCCGGCGCGGACCTCGGCGACATCGCCGGGGGCATGATCGGCGGCGCCAGCCTGCAGGACGCCTACGACGCCGGCTGGAAGATGAACGGCGCCCTGCGTGCGCTGGAGACCTGCGGCAAGCCCGTGGCTGCGGCCATCAACGGCCTGGCCTTGGGCGGCGGCCTGGAACTGACGCTGGCCTGCCACTATCGCGTGGTCGAGAACGACAACAGGATCCAGCTGGGCCTGCCCGAGATCAAGGTCGGCCTCTTCCCCGGCGGCGGCGGCACCCAGCGCCTGACGCGCCTGATCGGCGTCCAGCCCGCCATGATGGCCATGACCGAAGGCAAGTCCTTCCGTCCCAACGACGCCAAGGGCGCAGGCATCGTCCACGAGATCGCTGAAAAGGGTCAGTCGGTCGAGGCCGCCAAGACCTGGATCAAGAACGGCGGCAAGGCCGTACAGCCGTGGGACGACAAGTCCTTCAAACTACCCGGCGGCGGCCCCTACCACCCGGCCGGCATCCAGAACTTCCTGGTCGGCAATGCGATGATCCGCAAGCAGACCTACGGCAACTATCCCGCCGCGACCAACCTGATGAAGGCCGTCTATGAAGGCGTTCAGGTGCCGATGGACGCCGCTCTGCGCATCGAGACCCGCTACTTCATCAAGACCCTGATGACGCCGCAGGCCCAGGCCATGATCCGCAGCCTCTTCCTGTCCAAGCAGGAACTGGACAAGGGCGCCGTGCGTCCGGCGGGCGTGCCGAAGTCGGACGCCAAGAAGGTCGCCGTTCTGGGCGCCGGCATGATGGGCGCGGGCGTGGCCTATGTGCAGGTCATGGCCGGCATCGAGACCGTCCTGATCGATCAGACCCAGGAAGCCGCCGACAAGGGCAAGGCCCACGTCGAGGAACTGCTGAAGAAGCGTCTGTCGCGCGGCCAGATGACCCAGGAGAAGTTCGACGCCACCCTGGCTCTCGTCACCGCCACCACCGACTATGACCTGATCAAGGGTTCGGACCTGGTCATCGAGGCCGTGTTCGAAAACCGCGAGATCAAGGCCGACGTGACCAAACGCGCCGAGGCGCAATTGGCTGAAGGCGCCGTCTTCGGCTCCAACACCTCGACCCTGCCGATCACCGGTCTGGCCGAAGCATCCGTGCGCCCCGAGGACTTCATCGGCATCCACTTCTTCTCGCCCGTCGACAAGATGATGCTGGTCGAGATCATCCTCGGCGAGAAGACCGGCCCGGCGGCCATCGCCAAGGCCATCGACTATGTGCTGAAGATCAAGAAGACGCCGATCGTGGTCAATGACAGCCGCGGCTTCTACACCTCGCGCTGCTTCTCCACCTTCCTGATGGAAGGCATGGCCATGCTCGAGGAAGGCTACGCCCCGGCCCTGATCGACAACGTCGGCCGCATGACCGGCATGCCGCGCGGCCCGCTGGAGATGCACGACGACGTGGCTCTGGACCTGTCCTACAAGATCGCCAAGCAGACGGCGCTGGACCTGGGCGACGCCTATATCCCGGCCGAGGGCGCCGACATCGTCGCCAAGATGGTCGAAGGCGGTCGTTACGGGCGCAAGAACGGCAAGGGTTTCTACGACTATGACACCAAGCCCAAGACCCTGTGGACGGGTCTGTCGGAACTGGCTCCGGTCAAGTTCGACGATTCGACCCCGGAACTGGTCGATGAGTTGAAGACGCGCCTGCTGTATCGTCAGGCCGTCGAGGTTGCCCGCTGCTGGGCCGAGGGCGTCATCGACGACCCGCGTGAAGCCGACCTGGGCGCCATCCTGGGCTGGGGCTTCGCCCCCTGGTCGGGCGGCCCGATCACCCTGATCGACCAGACCGGCCTGAAAGCCTTCGTCGAGACCGCCGATCGCCTGACCGCGACCTACGGCGATCGCTTCAAGGTGCCGGAACTGCTGCGCGAGATGGCCGCCAAGGGCGAAACCTTCTACGGCCGCTTCGCCCCGGAGAAGAAGGCGGCCTGA
- a CDS encoding acetyl-CoA C-acetyltransferase, with the protein MADAYIYDAVRTPRGKGKKDGSLHEITALSLATQVLEAIRDRNGLDTSKVDDVILGCVSPVGEQGADIARTAVLNAGWSQATAGVQINRFCASGLEAVNMAAAKVKSGEADFAVGGGVEAMSRVPMGSDGGAWPVDPSSAFATYFVPQGVSADMIASKWGFSRADVDAYSVESHKRAAQSWAEGRFKKSVVPVLDQLGLVRLDHDETIRPTTDMQTLGSLNPSFAMMGEMAFDSVINQRYPEVERVNHVHTPGNSSGIVDGSAGVLIGSLEAGKALGLKPRAKIRGAASIGSEPSIMLTGPEFVTNKLLGKLGMKSTDIDLYELNEAFAAVVLRYMQALDIPHDKINVCGGAIAMGHPLGATGAMITGVVLDELERSDKETALITLCIGGGMGTATVIERV; encoded by the coding sequence ATGGCCGACGCCTACATCTACGACGCCGTGCGCACCCCGCGCGGCAAGGGCAAGAAGGACGGGTCCCTGCACGAGATCACCGCCCTGTCGCTGGCGACGCAGGTGCTGGAGGCGATCCGCGACCGCAACGGCCTGGACACCTCCAAGGTGGACGACGTCATCCTCGGCTGCGTCTCGCCCGTGGGCGAGCAGGGCGCCGACATCGCCCGCACCGCCGTGCTGAACGCCGGCTGGTCGCAGGCCACGGCGGGCGTGCAGATCAACCGCTTCTGCGCCTCGGGTCTGGAAGCCGTGAACATGGCGGCCGCCAAGGTGAAATCCGGCGAAGCCGACTTCGCCGTCGGCGGCGGCGTCGAGGCCATGAGCCGCGTGCCGATGGGCTCGGACGGCGGCGCCTGGCCGGTCGATCCGTCCAGCGCCTTCGCCACCTATTTCGTGCCGCAAGGCGTCTCGGCCGACATGATCGCCTCCAAGTGGGGCTTCAGCCGCGCCGACGTGGACGCCTATTCGGTCGAGAGCCACAAGCGCGCCGCCCAGTCCTGGGCCGAGGGCCGCTTCAAGAAGTCGGTCGTGCCGGTTCTGGACCAGCTGGGCCTGGTGCGCCTCGACCATGACGAGACCATTCGTCCGACCACGGATATGCAGACCCTGGGATCGCTGAACCCGTCGTTCGCCATGATGGGCGAGATGGCCTTCGACAGCGTGATCAACCAGCGCTACCCCGAGGTCGAGCGCGTCAACCACGTCCACACGCCCGGCAACTCCTCGGGCATCGTCGATGGTTCGGCGGGCGTCCTGATCGGTTCGCTGGAAGCCGGCAAGGCCCTGGGCCTGAAGCCGCGTGCGAAAATCCGCGGCGCCGCCTCGATCGGCTCGGAGCCGTCGATCATGCTGACCGGCCCCGAGTTCGTGACCAACAAGCTTCTCGGCAAGCTGGGCATGAAATCGACCGACATCGACCTCTATGAGCTGAACGAGGCCTTCGCCGCCGTCGTCCTGCGCTACATGCAGGCGCTGGACATCCCGCACGACAAGATCAACGTCTGCGGCGGCGCCATCGCCATGGGCCACCCGCTCGGCGCCACCGGCGCCATGATCACCGGCGTGGTGCTGGACGAGCTGGAGCGCTCGGACAAGGAAACCGCCCTCATCACCCTGTGCATCGGCGGCGGCATGGGCACCGCCACCGTCATCGAACGCGTCTGA
- a CDS encoding PQQ-dependent sugar dehydrogenase, which yields MRPIVLAASASLLVLAAACGANGQDAPAAPGAPVETRPANNPDQKPAFEGQTRAPGVQTAGTLRHETIASGLVHPWGLALLPDGQWLVTEKPGRMRVISAQGQVGAPIAGLPAVSARGQGGLLDVILSPSFAQDRMIYWSYAEPRNGGNGTAVARGRLSDDLSKVENVQVIFHALPTYDGDKHFGSSLAFASDGKLFITLGERSDKPMRPQAQDLGSHMGKTIRINADGSVPTDNPFVGQAGARPEIWSLGHRNMQGIAVQPGTGAIWTVEHGTRGGDEINLDQAGRNYGWPGVAYGIEYNGQAIPDAVTAKEGTEQPVYYWDPVIAPGGMTFYSGAMFPGWQGNLLVTGLGGKQLARLVLQNNRVVGEERLLTGLNERIRDVAVAADGAVWVITDEEDGKLVRLAKP from the coding sequence ATGCGTCCGATCGTCCTCGCCGCCTCCGCCTCGCTCCTCGTCCTCGCCGCCGCCTGCGGGGCCAATGGGCAGGATGCGCCCGCCGCACCCGGCGCACCCGTCGAGACCCGCCCCGCCAACAATCCGGATCAAAAGCCCGCCTTCGAGGGTCAGACCCGCGCACCAGGCGTCCAGACCGCCGGAACCCTGCGCCACGAAACCATCGCCTCTGGCCTGGTTCACCCCTGGGGTCTGGCCCTGCTGCCGGACGGCCAGTGGCTGGTGACGGAAAAGCCCGGCCGGATGCGGGTGATCAGCGCCCAGGGCCAGGTCGGCGCCCCGATCGCCGGCCTGCCCGCCGTCTCGGCGCGCGGCCAGGGCGGACTGCTGGACGTCATCCTAAGCCCGAGCTTCGCTCAGGACCGGATGATCTACTGGAGCTACGCCGAACCTCGCAACGGCGGCAACGGTACCGCCGTGGCTCGCGGCCGCCTGTCCGACGACCTGTCTAAGGTCGAGAACGTGCAGGTCATCTTCCACGCCCTGCCCACCTATGACGGCGACAAGCATTTCGGCTCGTCCCTGGCCTTTGCCTCGGACGGCAAGCTGTTCATCACGCTCGGCGAACGCTCCGACAAGCCGATGCGGCCCCAGGCCCAGGACCTGGGCTCGCACATGGGCAAGACCATCCGCATCAACGCCGACGGCTCGGTCCCGACCGACAATCCCTTCGTCGGCCAGGCGGGGGCGCGACCCGAGATCTGGTCGTTGGGCCACCGCAACATGCAGGGCATCGCCGTCCAGCCGGGCACGGGCGCGATCTGGACCGTCGAGCACGGCACGCGCGGCGGGGACGAGATCAATCTGGATCAGGCGGGCAGGAACTACGGCTGGCCGGGCGTGGCCTACGGCATCGAATACAACGGCCAGGCCATTCCGGACGCCGTCACGGCGAAGGAAGGCACGGAACAGCCGGTCTATTATTGGGACCCGGTCATCGCGCCCGGCGGCATGACCTTCTACAGCGGCGCCATGTTCCCCGGCTGGCAGGGCAACCTGCTGGTCACAGGTCTGGGCGGCAAGCAGTTGGCGCGACTGGTGCTGCAGAACAACCGCGTCGTCGGCGAGGAGCGCCTGCTCACCGGCCTGAACGAACGCATCCGTGACGTGGCCGTCGCCGCCGACGGCGCCGTCTGGGTCATCACCGACGAAGAAGACGGCAAGCTGGTTCGACTGGCCAAGCCATAA